TGAAAGTCTGTTATCTTTATATCGTACGGAATCGATCATGGTCTCGTTGCTATGTATAGTGTCTTGTTGTAGACGTTACACAAGAGACTAATCTTCTTTATATCTATGATTGTGCATATTGTGCCCTGATGATTTATAAAAAAGGAAACTTTCGTTTTTGTTGACTAAGTTTTGTTTTTTTTTTTTTTTTTTTGGTGAATGAGTAGAAAGCGTGGGAAGTAGCGCAGTCACCATTTAAGAATTTGATGATGATGGGTTTCATGATGTGGATGGCTGGAAACACTGTTCATCTCTTTAGCATTGGTATCACTTTCTCTGCTCTTTGGCAGCCTCTCAGCGCCCTCCAGAGCGTTGGAAAGGGTAAGCAAACCTCCTCAACCTACATTATATTATGGTGTTTTACTACTTGAACTAATCTTTGCTCGTCTGCACAGTTTTGATCGTTTTGAGTTATTATTTGGTTTGTGAATTCACATCCTTACATTATATGCCCTTTGTTTGCAGTTTTTGAGCCATTCAAGGATAACAAGGTGGAACTACTTATGCCCAAGCTGGTGTTTCTTGCCCTTAACCTTGGAGGGTTAGCTTTGGGTATTTGGAAGGTAAGAAAATTAGCCTTCCCTCATTGTTGATTCTTTCCCCTTTAAGAAAGTATGAAGCTCTGGTTTCTCATATAAACAAATTTATCTTTTCTCAGCTCAACACTTTGGGGCTTCTTCCAACTCATGCATCAGATTGGGTTTCATCTCTACCCCCTCCTCAGGTTTGTAATTTTTATCTGCAGCAGAATCTTTTGCTCAGGCGTTTCAATTCATCATCTCTAAGCTGGACACATCATGTTTCCTCTATTTCTTTTTGCAGGAGGTTGAACACTCTGGCGGAGGATTTGCTTTCCACTGATGAGCATGTGTCTCTTTGAGATAATTACGAAAGATACTTAAGTGATTTGTTCAATCCTATATCATGAGGGGAAGATTCATGTGGACCTTCTCATCTCGTGATCTTCTTGTAGCATTTTCAAAACTCTGAAACCATAGCTTTTTTCACTTATGGTGTGATGTTCATTGCTCATCATAACTTTGAATTGTATTATTGGCACTGAAGGAACTTTCCCAGCTTTTTTATAGACAGGAATGGATAATGTTACAGACTGAAGTTTGGTTCTTAATTTGCTTGAACCATGACTCTGAAATAACCAATCAAACAAAGCATGAGCCTGATACCTTTCTCGTCATAACTCAGCAAACCTCTTGTTGTTCATTGTCATCTGTACCAGTACCATTCATACTGTTCGGAAACATTATTCACATCCGTAACTAAGTTCTCTCCTTTACAGTTACACCAACAGAAGTTTAGTACCATCCGCATCATCTTCTCGCTCGTTCTTTATCAGGGCATGAGACGGTTCAAGATCATCCAAAAGATCAGAATCTGGAACGAGGAAACTGAAACACAGCGTAGTGAATCTCAGGATATTCCCAAACTCGTGTCTGGTGACACAAAAAGAGTGAAGAACATACCCTCCACTCCATTTAGAAGCAAGCTGTCTAAATCTATCATATAAAGTGTTTTTAAAAGTTCGAGTTTGATCATCATCAAACATTTTAAATTTGTTTGCTTCCATCTTTTTGAAAAATAATATATATATATATATATATATATATATTATATAACACATACATGCAAAAACTATAAAAATGTGTGTTATTAGACAAATTAAACAAAATACACTATTTTAACGTTCACATATAGTAAAACCTCTTGTTCTGCAACAATATAGATATCTAAACTGCAGCAAAACCATTTTTAAAGAAGATTAAACAATAATCACCTTTCCTTCTTTGTTCCTTAATCATCATCACTGTCTTCATCCTCCTCTAATCGATCTTAACCGAGGAATAGATGAGCCTTGTGAACCATAGACAAGCATAGAACCCAATCGTTCCCGTGAGCACAAAAAATGCGCAAGACGCGATGAGCATGTACCCAAAGTAAAGCATCGCCGAGACCAGTTTTGTGATCTGAAGCTTTGTGTGAAAGTAAAACGCGGCGTAGAGGAAGAGATACAGAGCTGATGAGCCTGATGTTAGGTACGATCTCCACCACCATCGGTAGTCCTCACTGCAAAGCTGGAAGTAGCAGAGTACTACTGTTATCTCCGCGCAAGTGACGATGAGGATCACAAAGACGAGGAAGAGGAAACCAAAGATGTAGTAGAACTGGTTGAGCCAGATGGATGTGAGGATGAAGAAGAGCTCGATGAAGACTGCACCAAACGGTAGGATTCCTCCAATGAGGATTGAGAAAACAGGGTTCATGTACCAAGCTTGCTCTGGGATTTGCCTTGGGATTTTGTTGGTTTTCACTGGGTCATCAACCGCTGGCTTCTTGAAACCGAGGTAAGCTCCAACAAAGACAAGAGGAACCGAGATGCCAAACCAGAGGAAGATCAAGGCGAACATAGTTCCGAAAGGGACAGCACCAGATGACTTTTGTCCCCAGATGAGAGCGTTTAGGACAAAGAAGATGGAGGAGACAACTGCAGGGAACAAGAAGGCTGTTCTGAAGGCGATTTTCTTCCACTCTGTTCCTTTGAACATTTTGTAGAGACGTGAAGAAGCGTATCCAGCAAAGAGTCCCATAAAGACCCAGAGCAGAAGCATGGCCGTCATCAGACCACCCCGGTTCGAAGGAGAGAGAAACCCAAGCACAGCGAAGATCATTGTGACAAATACCATGCCTAAACATTGGACCCCTGTACCAACGTAGACGCAGAGCAGATCTGAATTGGTCGGAATCCTGAAAACA
The DNA window shown above is from Brassica oleracea var. oleracea cultivar TO1000 chromosome C3, BOL, whole genome shotgun sequence and carries:
- the LOC106331830 gene encoding ER membrane protein complex subunit 4-like; the encoded protein is MDKRKAVMGAGRRWAVDFSDQSTVPSSRDILDPPGFSRVSPEQDDSATSRQKKDAEANWKLQKAWEVAQSPFKNLMMMGFMMWMAGNTVHLFSIGITFSALWQPLSALQSVGKVFEPFKDNKVELLMPKLVFLALNLGGLALGIWKLNTLGLLPTHASDWVSSLPPPQEVEHSGGGFAFH